In Emcibacter nanhaiensis, the sequence CCTGGTGCGGGAAAACCTGGTTATTGACATGCTCGGGCTGATTGCCCTCAGCGACAAGAAAGTCGAAAAATGGGTGCTGACCCCGGGCGGGTTCGGGGAGCAGGATTTCCAGGAGTTTAATAAATCCGGGATCAATATTTTTCACAATGCCTATGGCATAAGCGGCCCCGGGGCGCACCGCGAAACCCTTGAATATTTCGCCCTTCTCAACGGTTTCATTGCCGATTATTCGCAGTATTTCAGACGCATTGATTCAATCGAGGATATGGATGCTGCCAAAAGTAGCGGCAAGATTGGTGTCCTGATTGGTGTCCAGAACGCGGAACATTTCCGTAGCCCCGATGATGTTGATTTGTTCCGCAGCATGGGGCAAATGGTCTCCCAGTTGACCTACAACAGCCG encodes:
- a CDS encoding membrane dipeptidase, which translates into the protein MNKAKAMNRRNALKAGAAGVALSLGAPMINRGMYRAFAHSGESYSRRTMDLVRENLVIDMLGLIALSDKKVEKWVLTPGGFGEQDFQEFNKSGINIFHNAYGISGPGAHRETLEYFALLNGFIADYSQYFRRIDSIEDMDAAKSSGKIGVLIGVQNAEHFRSPDDVDLFRSMGQMVSQLTYNSR